One Streptomyces hundungensis DNA segment encodes these proteins:
- the lipB gene encoding lipoyl(octanoyl) transferase LipB: protein MNELRFVRLGFGKDAVEYQEAWDEQRRVHAARFADEVPDTCLLLEHPPVYTAGRRTEDSERPLDGTPVIDVDRGGKITWHGPGQLVGYPIQKLPRPVDVVAHVRRLEEALIRTAADFGLATTRIEGRSGVWVLGDPIEQRPKLGGLSLDFDPRLHDDEFDARLNGPEYAPSNAGQRREDRKLAAIGIRVAKGVTMHGFSFNVNPDNTWFDRIVPCGIRDAGVTSLSYELGREVTIEEVLPVVERHLKDILEHAELAPREIERASA from the coding sequence GTGAACGAGCTGCGATTTGTCCGGCTGGGATTCGGCAAGGACGCGGTCGAGTACCAGGAGGCCTGGGACGAGCAGCGCCGGGTGCACGCGGCCCGGTTCGCCGACGAGGTTCCGGACACGTGTCTGCTCCTGGAGCACCCGCCGGTCTACACGGCGGGGCGGCGCACCGAGGACAGCGAGCGCCCCCTGGACGGCACCCCCGTCATCGACGTCGACCGCGGCGGCAAGATCACCTGGCACGGCCCGGGCCAGCTGGTCGGCTACCCGATCCAGAAGCTGCCCCGCCCGGTGGACGTCGTCGCGCACGTACGCCGTCTCGAAGAGGCCCTGATCCGTACCGCCGCCGACTTCGGCCTCGCCACCACCCGGATCGAGGGCCGCAGCGGCGTCTGGGTCCTGGGCGACCCGATCGAGCAGCGCCCGAAGCTCGGCGGCCTCTCCCTCGACTTCGACCCGCGTCTGCACGACGACGAGTTCGACGCCCGCCTCAACGGCCCCGAGTACGCGCCCTCCAACGCCGGCCAGCGCCGCGAGGACCGCAAGCTGGCGGCGATCGGCATCCGCGTCGCCAAGGGCGTCACGATGCACGGCTTCTCCTTCAACGTGAACCCGGACAACACCTGGTTCGACCGGATCGTGCCGTGCGGGATCCGGGACGCGGGTGTGACCTCGCTCTCCTACGAGCTGGGCCGCGAGGTCACGATCGAGGAGGTGCTCCCCGTGGTCGAGCGCCACCTCAAGGACATCCTGGAGCACGCGGAACTGGCCCCGCGCGAGATCGAGCGGGCCTCCGCGTAG